A section of the Delphinus delphis chromosome 1, mDelDel1.2, whole genome shotgun sequence genome encodes:
- the DLGAP3 gene encoding disks large-associated protein 3 isoform X2: MRGYHGDRGSHPRPARFADQQHMDVGPAARAPYLLGSGEAFSTEPRFCAPRAGLGHLSPEGPLSLSEGPATGPEGGPGGAGVGGGSSTFPRMYPGQGPFDTCEDCVGHPQGKGAPRLPPTLLDQFEKQLPVQQDGFHTLPYQRGPAGAGPGPGSGTTPEARSESPSRIRHLVHSVQKLFAKSHSLEAPGKRDYNGPKAEGRGGSGGDSYPGPGSGGLHTSHHHHHHHHHHHQSRHGKRSKSKDRKGDGRQQAKAAGWWSSDDNLDSDSGFLAGGRPPGEPGGPFCLEAPDGSYRDLSFKGRSGGSEGRCLACTGMSMSLDGQSVKRSAWHTMMVSQGRDGYPGAGPGKGLLGPEAKAKARTYHYLQLSEELNQQLEAVCGSVFGELESQAVDALDLPGCFRMRSHSYLRAIQAGCSQDDDCLPLLSTPASVSGRPGSSFNFRKAPPPIPPGSQAPPRISITAQSSTDSAHESFTAAEGPARRCSSADGLDGPAMGARTLELAPVSPRASPKPPTLIIKTIPGREELRSLARQRKWRPSIGVQVETISDSDTENRSRREFHSIGVQVEEDKRRARFKRSNSVTAGVQADLELEGLAGLATVATEDKALQFGRSFQRHASEPQPGPRAPTYSVFRTVHTQGQWAYREGYPLPYEPPATDGSPGPAPAPTPGPGSGRRDSWMERGSRSLPDSGRTSPSPRDGEWFIKMLRAEVEKLEHWCQQMEREAEDYELPEEILEKIRSAVGSTQLLLSQKVQQFFRLCQQSMDPTAFPVPTFQDLAGFWDLLQLSIEDVTLKFLELQQLKANSWKLLEPKEEKKVPPPIPKKPLRGRGVPVKERSLDSVDRQRQEARKRLLAAKRAASFRHSSATESADSIEIYIPEAQTRL, from the exons ATGAGGGGTTATCATGGCGACCGAGGCAGCCATCCCCGCCCAGCCCGCTTTGCCGACCAGCAGCATATGGACGTGGGCCCCGCTGCCAGGGCTCCATACCTGCTGGGCTCCGGGGAGGCCTTCTCCACCGAGCCCCGCTTCTGTGCCCCAAGAGCTGGCCTGGGACACCTTTCTCCTGAAGGGCCCCTGAGCCTGAGTGAGGGACCAGCGACAGGCCCCGAGGGAGGGCCGGGAggggccggggttggggggggtagCAGCACCTTCCCCAGGATGTACCCTGGCCAGGGCCCCTTCGACACCTGTGAAGACTGTGTGGGCCACCCACAGGGCAAGGGTGCCCCCCGCCTGCCTCCCACACTTCTGGACCAGTTTGAAAAGCAGTTGCCCGTTCAACAAGATGGCTTCCACACGCTGCCATACCAGCGAGGGCCAGCAGGGGCCGGGCCCGGGCCAGGGTCTGGCACTACCCCGGAGGCCCGCAGCGAGAGCCCCAGCCGCATCCGGCACCTGGTTCACTCTGTGCAGAAGCTGTTTGCCAAGTCCCACTCTCTGGAGGCGCCAGGGAAGCGGGACTATAATGGGCCCAAGGCTGAGGGCAGAGGTGGCTCCGGCGGAGACAGCTACCCTGGCCCGGGCTCTGGAGGCCTCCacacctcccaccaccaccatcaccaccaccaccaccaccaccagtccCGGCATGGCAAGAGGAGCAAGAGCAAGGACCGCAAGGGGGATGGACGGCAGCAGGCCAAGGCCGCGGGCTGGTGGAGCTCCGACGACAACTTGGACAGTGACAGCGGCTTCCTGGCCGGTGGGCGGCCCCCTGGGGAGCCTGGTGGTCCCTTCTGCCTGGAGGCTCCAGATGGGTCCTACCGGGACTTGAGCTTCAAGGGGCGCTCGGGCGGGTCGGAAGGCCGCTGTCTCGCCTGCACTGGCATGTCCATGTCACTGGACGGACAATCGGTCAAGCGGAGTGCCTGGCATACCATGATGGTCAGCCAGGGCCGGGATGGATACCCAGGGGCCGGGCCAGGCAAGGGGCTCCTGGGTCCGGAGGCCAAGGCCAAAGCCAGGACTTATCACTATCTGCAG CTCAGCGAGGAGCTGAACCAGCAGCTGGAGGCCGTGTGCGGGTCCGTGTTTGGGGAGCTGGAGTCCCAGGCCGTGGACGCCCTGGACCTGCCCGGCTGTTTCCGCATGCGGAGCCACAGCTACCTCCGGGCCATCCAGGCCGGCTGCTCTCAAGACGATGACTGCCTGCCCCTCCTTTCTACCCCTGCCTCTGTCTCAGGGAGGCCCGGCTCCT CCTTCAACTTCAGAAaggccccgccccccatcccaccGGGAAGCCAGGCCCCGCCCCGCATCTCCATCACCGCCCAGAGCAGCACCGACTCCGCCCATGAGAGCTTCACCGCGGCGGAGGGCCCAGCCCGGCGCTGCAGCTCCGCCGACGGGCTGGACGGCCCGGCCATGGGCGCGCGCACCCTGGAGTTGGCGCCGGTGTCACCCCGGGCCAGCCCCAAGCCCCCCACACTCATCATCAAGACCATTCCAGGCAGGGAGGAGCTGCGGAGCCTGGCGCGGCAGCGGAAGTGGCGGCCGTCCATCGGGGTGCAG GTGGAGACTATCTCAGACTCGGACACGGAGAACAGGAGTCGAAGAGAGTTCCACTCCATCGGTGTACAGGTGGAAGAAGACAAGAG GCGGGCGAGGTTCAAGCGCTCCAACAGTGTGACAGCCGGCGTGCAGGCCGACCTGGAGCTGGAGGGCCTGGCCGGCCTGGCCACCGTGGCCACAGAAGACAAGGCCCTGCAGTTCGGACGCTCCTTCCAGAGGCACGCCTCTGAGCCCCAGCCCGGGCCCCGGGCCCCCACCTACTCAGTCTTCCGCACGGTCCACACGCAGGGCCAGTGGGCCTACCGCGAGGGCTACCCACTGCCGTATGAGCCGCCGGCCACCGATGGGTCGCCCGGTCCCGCCCCTGCCCCTACCCCCGGCCCCGGGTCCGGGCGCCGTGACTCCTGGATGGAGCGCGGCTCACGTAGCCTCCCCGACTCAGGCCGCACGTCCCCCAGCCCACGGGATGGCGAGTGGTTCATCAAGATGCTGAGGGCGGAGGTGGAGAAGCTGGAGCACTGGTGCCAGCAGATGGAGCGCGAGGCGGAGGACTATGAACTGCCGGAGGAGA TCCTGGAGAAGATCCGCAGTGCCGTGGGCAGCACACAACTTCTCCTGTCCCAGAAGGTTCAGCAGTTCTTCCGGCTGTGTCAGCAAAGCATG GACCCCACTGCGTTCCCCGTGCCCACCTTCCAGGACCTGGCGGGTTTCTGGGACCTCTTGCAGCTCTCTATCGAGGATGTTACCCTCAAGTTCCTGGAGCTACAGCAACTCAAGGCCAACAGCTGGAAACTCCTGGAGCCTAAG GAGGAGAAGAAGGTCCCTCCGCCGATACCAAAGAAGCCCTTGCGGGGCCGGGGCGTGCCGGTGAAGGAGCGCTCCCTGGACTCGGTGGACCGGCAGCGGCAGGAAGCGCGCAAGCGGCTCCTGGCGGCCAAGCGCGCCGCCTCCTTCCGCCACAGCTCGGCCACCGAGAGCGCCGACAGCATCGAGATCTACATCCCCGAGGCCCAGACCAGGCTGTGA
- the DLGAP3 gene encoding disks large-associated protein 3 isoform X1 — protein sequence MRGYHGDRGSHPRPARFADQQHMDVGPAARAPYLLGSGEAFSTEPRFCAPRAGLGHLSPEGPLSLSEGPATGPEGGPGGAGVGGGSSTFPRMYPGQGPFDTCEDCVGHPQGKGAPRLPPTLLDQFEKQLPVQQDGFHTLPYQRGPAGAGPGPGSGTTPEARSESPSRIRHLVHSVQKLFAKSHSLEAPGKRDYNGPKAEGRGGSGGDSYPGPGSGGLHTSHHHHHHHHHHHQSRHGKRSKSKDRKGDGRQQAKAAGWWSSDDNLDSDSGFLAGGRPPGEPGGPFCLEAPDGSYRDLSFKGRSGGSEGRCLACTGMSMSLDGQSVKRSAWHTMMVSQGRDGYPGAGPGKGLLGPEAKAKARTYHYLQVPQDDWGGYPTGGKDGEIPCRRMRSGSYIKAMGDEESGDSDGSPKTSPKAVARRFTTRRSSSVDQARINCCVPPRIHPRSSIPGYSRSLTTGQLSEELNQQLEAVCGSVFGELESQAVDALDLPGCFRMRSHSYLRAIQAGCSQDDDCLPLLSTPASVSGRPGSSFNFRKAPPPIPPGSQAPPRISITAQSSTDSAHESFTAAEGPARRCSSADGLDGPAMGARTLELAPVSPRASPKPPTLIIKTIPGREELRSLARQRKWRPSIGVQVETISDSDTENRSRREFHSIGVQVEEDKRRARFKRSNSVTAGVQADLELEGLAGLATVATEDKALQFGRSFQRHASEPQPGPRAPTYSVFRTVHTQGQWAYREGYPLPYEPPATDGSPGPAPAPTPGPGSGRRDSWMERGSRSLPDSGRTSPSPRDGEWFIKMLRAEVEKLEHWCQQMEREAEDYELPEEILEKIRSAVGSTQLLLSQKVQQFFRLCQQSMDPTAFPVPTFQDLAGFWDLLQLSIEDVTLKFLELQQLKANSWKLLEPKEEKKVPPPIPKKPLRGRGVPVKERSLDSVDRQRQEARKRLLAAKRAASFRHSSATESADSIEIYIPEAQTRL from the exons ATGAGGGGTTATCATGGCGACCGAGGCAGCCATCCCCGCCCAGCCCGCTTTGCCGACCAGCAGCATATGGACGTGGGCCCCGCTGCCAGGGCTCCATACCTGCTGGGCTCCGGGGAGGCCTTCTCCACCGAGCCCCGCTTCTGTGCCCCAAGAGCTGGCCTGGGACACCTTTCTCCTGAAGGGCCCCTGAGCCTGAGTGAGGGACCAGCGACAGGCCCCGAGGGAGGGCCGGGAggggccggggttggggggggtagCAGCACCTTCCCCAGGATGTACCCTGGCCAGGGCCCCTTCGACACCTGTGAAGACTGTGTGGGCCACCCACAGGGCAAGGGTGCCCCCCGCCTGCCTCCCACACTTCTGGACCAGTTTGAAAAGCAGTTGCCCGTTCAACAAGATGGCTTCCACACGCTGCCATACCAGCGAGGGCCAGCAGGGGCCGGGCCCGGGCCAGGGTCTGGCACTACCCCGGAGGCCCGCAGCGAGAGCCCCAGCCGCATCCGGCACCTGGTTCACTCTGTGCAGAAGCTGTTTGCCAAGTCCCACTCTCTGGAGGCGCCAGGGAAGCGGGACTATAATGGGCCCAAGGCTGAGGGCAGAGGTGGCTCCGGCGGAGACAGCTACCCTGGCCCGGGCTCTGGAGGCCTCCacacctcccaccaccaccatcaccaccaccaccaccaccaccagtccCGGCATGGCAAGAGGAGCAAGAGCAAGGACCGCAAGGGGGATGGACGGCAGCAGGCCAAGGCCGCGGGCTGGTGGAGCTCCGACGACAACTTGGACAGTGACAGCGGCTTCCTGGCCGGTGGGCGGCCCCCTGGGGAGCCTGGTGGTCCCTTCTGCCTGGAGGCTCCAGATGGGTCCTACCGGGACTTGAGCTTCAAGGGGCGCTCGGGCGGGTCGGAAGGCCGCTGTCTCGCCTGCACTGGCATGTCCATGTCACTGGACGGACAATCGGTCAAGCGGAGTGCCTGGCATACCATGATGGTCAGCCAGGGCCGGGATGGATACCCAGGGGCCGGGCCAGGCAAGGGGCTCCTGGGTCCGGAGGCCAAGGCCAAAGCCAGGACTTATCACTATCTGCAG GTGCCGCAAGATGACTGGGGGGGTTACCCCACTGGGGGCAAGGACGGGGAGATCCCCTGCCGCAGGATGCGGAGCGGCAGCTACATCAAAGCCATGGGGGATGAGGAGAGTGGAGACTCAGATGGCAGCCCCAAGACATCTCCCAAAGCGGTCGCCCGGCGCTTCACCACCCGCCGCTCCTCCAGCGTGGACCAGGCCCGGATCAA CTGCTGTGTCCCACCCAGGATCCACCCCCGGAGCTCCATCCCTGGCTATAGCCGTTCCCTCACCACCGGACAG CTCAGCGAGGAGCTGAACCAGCAGCTGGAGGCCGTGTGCGGGTCCGTGTTTGGGGAGCTGGAGTCCCAGGCCGTGGACGCCCTGGACCTGCCCGGCTGTTTCCGCATGCGGAGCCACAGCTACCTCCGGGCCATCCAGGCCGGCTGCTCTCAAGACGATGACTGCCTGCCCCTCCTTTCTACCCCTGCCTCTGTCTCAGGGAGGCCCGGCTCCT CCTTCAACTTCAGAAaggccccgccccccatcccaccGGGAAGCCAGGCCCCGCCCCGCATCTCCATCACCGCCCAGAGCAGCACCGACTCCGCCCATGAGAGCTTCACCGCGGCGGAGGGCCCAGCCCGGCGCTGCAGCTCCGCCGACGGGCTGGACGGCCCGGCCATGGGCGCGCGCACCCTGGAGTTGGCGCCGGTGTCACCCCGGGCCAGCCCCAAGCCCCCCACACTCATCATCAAGACCATTCCAGGCAGGGAGGAGCTGCGGAGCCTGGCGCGGCAGCGGAAGTGGCGGCCGTCCATCGGGGTGCAG GTGGAGACTATCTCAGACTCGGACACGGAGAACAGGAGTCGAAGAGAGTTCCACTCCATCGGTGTACAGGTGGAAGAAGACAAGAG GCGGGCGAGGTTCAAGCGCTCCAACAGTGTGACAGCCGGCGTGCAGGCCGACCTGGAGCTGGAGGGCCTGGCCGGCCTGGCCACCGTGGCCACAGAAGACAAGGCCCTGCAGTTCGGACGCTCCTTCCAGAGGCACGCCTCTGAGCCCCAGCCCGGGCCCCGGGCCCCCACCTACTCAGTCTTCCGCACGGTCCACACGCAGGGCCAGTGGGCCTACCGCGAGGGCTACCCACTGCCGTATGAGCCGCCGGCCACCGATGGGTCGCCCGGTCCCGCCCCTGCCCCTACCCCCGGCCCCGGGTCCGGGCGCCGTGACTCCTGGATGGAGCGCGGCTCACGTAGCCTCCCCGACTCAGGCCGCACGTCCCCCAGCCCACGGGATGGCGAGTGGTTCATCAAGATGCTGAGGGCGGAGGTGGAGAAGCTGGAGCACTGGTGCCAGCAGATGGAGCGCGAGGCGGAGGACTATGAACTGCCGGAGGAGA TCCTGGAGAAGATCCGCAGTGCCGTGGGCAGCACACAACTTCTCCTGTCCCAGAAGGTTCAGCAGTTCTTCCGGCTGTGTCAGCAAAGCATG GACCCCACTGCGTTCCCCGTGCCCACCTTCCAGGACCTGGCGGGTTTCTGGGACCTCTTGCAGCTCTCTATCGAGGATGTTACCCTCAAGTTCCTGGAGCTACAGCAACTCAAGGCCAACAGCTGGAAACTCCTGGAGCCTAAG GAGGAGAAGAAGGTCCCTCCGCCGATACCAAAGAAGCCCTTGCGGGGCCGGGGCGTGCCGGTGAAGGAGCGCTCCCTGGACTCGGTGGACCGGCAGCGGCAGGAAGCGCGCAAGCGGCTCCTGGCGGCCAAGCGCGCCGCCTCCTTCCGCCACAGCTCGGCCACCGAGAGCGCCGACAGCATCGAGATCTACATCCCCGAGGCCCAGACCAGGCTGTGA